A single genomic interval of Plodia interpunctella isolate USDA-ARS_2022_Savannah chromosome 14, ilPloInte3.2, whole genome shotgun sequence harbors:
- the LOC128675381 gene encoding uncharacterized protein LOC128675381 isoform X4, with product MIWFVFFKCIKTGDVISAMIVFALGIASEITLVKWIYMFLNQNSLRNLIENYLIHDVKGNSNARLTNNLLKVLRQVKRRAIIFWFMIIGNGVAYAIKPLLMPGRHIMEDTEFLFGLEPLHESPNYEIAYLLSLGGVIFTCYGTSNLSGFFIIITGYIEGQMLCLSEELVNIWDDAHKYYYQNHVFTENCHRVASDETIRGKDIILNEYVRKQLRNIIDYHTTNMSFLRQIEDVFRNAIAIEFGLLIVSLIAEFLGGLENTYLIMPFALVQVTMDCITGQKLLDSSDIFHRAVYECNWENFDVKNMKTVLMMFRISHKGMALSAGGLVKLSFLCLMSVARLIYSTYTALRTAVDH from the exons ATGATATGGTTTGTCTTCTTCAAATGCATTAAGACTGGTGACGTCATCAGCGCTATGATTGTGTTTGCCCTTGGCATCGCCAGTGAAATCACGTTAGTCAAATGGATATACATGTTTCTAAACCA AAATTCCCTGAGAAATTTGATAGAAAACTACTTGATTCACGATGTAAAAGGCAATTCAAACGCCagattaacaaataatttgcTAAAAGTGCTGAGACAAGTAAAGAGGAGAGCGATTATATTTTGGTTCATGATCATCGGGAACGGTGTAGCGTATGCTATCAAACCTTTACTGATGCCTGGGAGGCACATCATGGAAGACACGGAATTTCTATTCG GTCTAGAGCCTCTCCACGAATCGCCAAACTATGAAATCGCATATCTCCTATCATTAGGTGGCGTAATATTCACTTGTTATGGCACTTCCAACTTATCTGggttttttatcatcattacTGGCTACATAGAAGGACAAATGCTTTGCCTTAGCGAAgaattagtaaatatatgGGATGACGCTCACaagtattattatcaaaaccATGTCTTCACAGAAAATTGTCACAGAGTTGCATCTGACGAAACAATAAGGggaaaagatattattttgaatgaatacGTAAGGAAACAACTTCGCAACATAATAGATTATCATACGACAAATATGAGTTTCCTACGTCAAATTGAAGACGTGTTTCGCAATGCGATTGCTATTGAATTTGGTCTCTTAATAGTATCTCTGATTGCAGAGTTTTTAGGTGGACTGgagaatacatatttaatcatGCCATTTGCATTAGTGCAAGTGACAATGGACTGTATTACCGGCCAGAAGCTGCTAGATTCGAGCGACATATTTCATAGGGCAGTGTATGAGTGTAATTGGGAGAACTTTGATGTGAAGAATATGAAGACGGTTCTGATGATGTTCAGGATCTCTCACAAGGGCATGGCTCTCAGTGCAGGAGGATTGGTGAAGCTAAGTTTCTTGTGTCTCATGTCTGTTGCTAGATTAATATACTCGACGTACACGGCTTTACGGACAGCAGTTGATCATTGA
- the LOC128675381 gene encoding uncharacterized protein LOC128675381 isoform X1, with product MTSNRVNRRFINPISKVLQDTKRNMVIKLQECGLNNCTLPVMVSNNSMMLRGLSLNVDPTYKKKIPLIFNIFTIVILSCYIYVYVFSMIWFVFFKCIKTGDVISAMIVFALGIASEITLVKWIYMFLNQNSLRNLIENYLIHDVKGNSNARLTNNLLKVLRQVKRRAIIFWFMIIGNGVAYAIKPLLMPGRHIMEDTEFLFGLEPLHESPNYEIAYLLSLGGVIFTCYGTSNLSGFFIIITGYIEGQMLCLSEELVNIWDDAHKYYYQNHVFTENCHRVASDETIRGKDIILNEYVRKQLRNIIDYHTTNMSFLRQIEDVFRNAIAIEFGLLIVSLIAEFLGGLENTYLIMPFALVQVTMDCITGQKLLDSSDIFHRAVYECNWENFDVKNMKTVLMMFRISHKGMALSAGGLVKLSFLCLMSVARLIYSTYTALRTAVDH from the exons ATGACTTCTAATAGAGTTAACCGTCGATTTATCAATCCGATTTCTAAAGTTCTACAGGAtactaaaagaaatatggTGATTAAATTACAAGAGTGTGGGTTGAATAACTGTACGTTGCCAGTGATGGTAAGCAATAATTCCATGATGCTGCGAGGCCTCTCCCTGAATGTGGACCCGACTTATAAGAAGA AAATCCCACTAATCTTCAACATCTTCACTATCGTCATTCTCTCATGTTACATCTACGTTTACGTATTCTCCATGATATGGTTTGTCTTCTTCAAATGCATTAAGACTGGTGACGTCATCAGCGCTATGATTGTGTTTGCCCTTGGCATCGCCAGTGAAATCACGTTAGTCAAATGGATATACATGTTTCTAAACCA AAATTCCCTGAGAAATTTGATAGAAAACTACTTGATTCACGATGTAAAAGGCAATTCAAACGCCagattaacaaataatttgcTAAAAGTGCTGAGACAAGTAAAGAGGAGAGCGATTATATTTTGGTTCATGATCATCGGGAACGGTGTAGCGTATGCTATCAAACCTTTACTGATGCCTGGGAGGCACATCATGGAAGACACGGAATTTCTATTCG GTCTAGAGCCTCTCCACGAATCGCCAAACTATGAAATCGCATATCTCCTATCATTAGGTGGCGTAATATTCACTTGTTATGGCACTTCCAACTTATCTGggttttttatcatcattacTGGCTACATAGAAGGACAAATGCTTTGCCTTAGCGAAgaattagtaaatatatgGGATGACGCTCACaagtattattatcaaaaccATGTCTTCACAGAAAATTGTCACAGAGTTGCATCTGACGAAACAATAAGGggaaaagatattattttgaatgaatacGTAAGGAAACAACTTCGCAACATAATAGATTATCATACGACAAATATGAGTTTCCTACGTCAAATTGAAGACGTGTTTCGCAATGCGATTGCTATTGAATTTGGTCTCTTAATAGTATCTCTGATTGCAGAGTTTTTAGGTGGACTGgagaatacatatttaatcatGCCATTTGCATTAGTGCAAGTGACAATGGACTGTATTACCGGCCAGAAGCTGCTAGATTCGAGCGACATATTTCATAGGGCAGTGTATGAGTGTAATTGGGAGAACTTTGATGTGAAGAATATGAAGACGGTTCTGATGATGTTCAGGATCTCTCACAAGGGCATGGCTCTCAGTGCAGGAGGATTGGTGAAGCTAAGTTTCTTGTGTCTCATGTCTGTTGCTAGATTAATATACTCGACGTACACGGCTTTACGGACAGCAGTTGATCATTGA
- the LOC128675381 gene encoding uncharacterized protein LOC128675381 isoform X3, translating into MVIKLQECGLNNCTLPVMVSNNSMMLRGLSLNVDPTYKKKIPLIFNIFTIVILSCYIYVYVFSMIWFVFFKCIKTGDVISAMIVFALGIASEITLVKWIYMFLNQNSLRNLIENYLIHDVKGNSNARLTNNLLKVLRQVKRRAIIFWFMIIGNGVAYAIKPLLMPGRHIMEDTEFLFGLEPLHESPNYEIAYLLSLGGVIFTCYGTSNLSGFFIIITGYIEGQMLCLSEELVNIWDDAHKYYYQNHVFTENCHRVASDETIRGKDIILNEYVRKQLRNIIDYHTTNMSFLRQIEDVFRNAIAIEFGLLIVSLIAEFLGGLENTYLIMPFALVQVTMDCITGQKLLDSSDIFHRAVYECNWENFDVKNMKTVLMMFRISHKGMALSAGGLVKLSFLCLMSVARLIYSTYTALRTAVDH; encoded by the exons atggTGATTAAATTACAAGAGTGTGGGTTGAATAACTGTACGTTGCCAGTGATGGTAAGCAATAATTCCATGATGCTGCGAGGCCTCTCCCTGAATGTGGACCCGACTTATAAGAAGA AAATCCCACTAATCTTCAACATCTTCACTATCGTCATTCTCTCATGTTACATCTACGTTTACGTATTCTCCATGATATGGTTTGTCTTCTTCAAATGCATTAAGACTGGTGACGTCATCAGCGCTATGATTGTGTTTGCCCTTGGCATCGCCAGTGAAATCACGTTAGTCAAATGGATATACATGTTTCTAAACCA AAATTCCCTGAGAAATTTGATAGAAAACTACTTGATTCACGATGTAAAAGGCAATTCAAACGCCagattaacaaataatttgcTAAAAGTGCTGAGACAAGTAAAGAGGAGAGCGATTATATTTTGGTTCATGATCATCGGGAACGGTGTAGCGTATGCTATCAAACCTTTACTGATGCCTGGGAGGCACATCATGGAAGACACGGAATTTCTATTCG GTCTAGAGCCTCTCCACGAATCGCCAAACTATGAAATCGCATATCTCCTATCATTAGGTGGCGTAATATTCACTTGTTATGGCACTTCCAACTTATCTGggttttttatcatcattacTGGCTACATAGAAGGACAAATGCTTTGCCTTAGCGAAgaattagtaaatatatgGGATGACGCTCACaagtattattatcaaaaccATGTCTTCACAGAAAATTGTCACAGAGTTGCATCTGACGAAACAATAAGGggaaaagatattattttgaatgaatacGTAAGGAAACAACTTCGCAACATAATAGATTATCATACGACAAATATGAGTTTCCTACGTCAAATTGAAGACGTGTTTCGCAATGCGATTGCTATTGAATTTGGTCTCTTAATAGTATCTCTGATTGCAGAGTTTTTAGGTGGACTGgagaatacatatttaatcatGCCATTTGCATTAGTGCAAGTGACAATGGACTGTATTACCGGCCAGAAGCTGCTAGATTCGAGCGACATATTTCATAGGGCAGTGTATGAGTGTAATTGGGAGAACTTTGATGTGAAGAATATGAAGACGGTTCTGATGATGTTCAGGATCTCTCACAAGGGCATGGCTCTCAGTGCAGGAGGATTGGTGAAGCTAAGTTTCTTGTGTCTCATGTCTGTTGCTAGATTAATATACTCGACGTACACGGCTTTACGGACAGCAGTTGATCATTGA
- the LOC128675381 gene encoding uncharacterized protein LOC128675381 isoform X2, whose product MSDNLDKDTKRNMVIKLQECGLNNCTLPVMVSNNSMMLRGLSLNVDPTYKKKIPLIFNIFTIVILSCYIYVYVFSMIWFVFFKCIKTGDVISAMIVFALGIASEITLVKWIYMFLNQNSLRNLIENYLIHDVKGNSNARLTNNLLKVLRQVKRRAIIFWFMIIGNGVAYAIKPLLMPGRHIMEDTEFLFGLEPLHESPNYEIAYLLSLGGVIFTCYGTSNLSGFFIIITGYIEGQMLCLSEELVNIWDDAHKYYYQNHVFTENCHRVASDETIRGKDIILNEYVRKQLRNIIDYHTTNMSFLRQIEDVFRNAIAIEFGLLIVSLIAEFLGGLENTYLIMPFALVQVTMDCITGQKLLDSSDIFHRAVYECNWENFDVKNMKTVLMMFRISHKGMALSAGGLVKLSFLCLMSVARLIYSTYTALRTAVDH is encoded by the exons ATGTCAGACAATCTGGACAAG GAtactaaaagaaatatggTGATTAAATTACAAGAGTGTGGGTTGAATAACTGTACGTTGCCAGTGATGGTAAGCAATAATTCCATGATGCTGCGAGGCCTCTCCCTGAATGTGGACCCGACTTATAAGAAGA AAATCCCACTAATCTTCAACATCTTCACTATCGTCATTCTCTCATGTTACATCTACGTTTACGTATTCTCCATGATATGGTTTGTCTTCTTCAAATGCATTAAGACTGGTGACGTCATCAGCGCTATGATTGTGTTTGCCCTTGGCATCGCCAGTGAAATCACGTTAGTCAAATGGATATACATGTTTCTAAACCA AAATTCCCTGAGAAATTTGATAGAAAACTACTTGATTCACGATGTAAAAGGCAATTCAAACGCCagattaacaaataatttgcTAAAAGTGCTGAGACAAGTAAAGAGGAGAGCGATTATATTTTGGTTCATGATCATCGGGAACGGTGTAGCGTATGCTATCAAACCTTTACTGATGCCTGGGAGGCACATCATGGAAGACACGGAATTTCTATTCG GTCTAGAGCCTCTCCACGAATCGCCAAACTATGAAATCGCATATCTCCTATCATTAGGTGGCGTAATATTCACTTGTTATGGCACTTCCAACTTATCTGggttttttatcatcattacTGGCTACATAGAAGGACAAATGCTTTGCCTTAGCGAAgaattagtaaatatatgGGATGACGCTCACaagtattattatcaaaaccATGTCTTCACAGAAAATTGTCACAGAGTTGCATCTGACGAAACAATAAGGggaaaagatattattttgaatgaatacGTAAGGAAACAACTTCGCAACATAATAGATTATCATACGACAAATATGAGTTTCCTACGTCAAATTGAAGACGTGTTTCGCAATGCGATTGCTATTGAATTTGGTCTCTTAATAGTATCTCTGATTGCAGAGTTTTTAGGTGGACTGgagaatacatatttaatcatGCCATTTGCATTAGTGCAAGTGACAATGGACTGTATTACCGGCCAGAAGCTGCTAGATTCGAGCGACATATTTCATAGGGCAGTGTATGAGTGTAATTGGGAGAACTTTGATGTGAAGAATATGAAGACGGTTCTGATGATGTTCAGGATCTCTCACAAGGGCATGGCTCTCAGTGCAGGAGGATTGGTGAAGCTAAGTTTCTTGTGTCTCATGTCTGTTGCTAGATTAATATACTCGACGTACACGGCTTTACGGACAGCAGTTGATCATTGA